The Lathyrus oleraceus cultivar Zhongwan6 chromosome 5, CAAS_Psat_ZW6_1.0, whole genome shotgun sequence genome includes the window ccggacaggctgtcctggaaaaaatacatccacagTTTCTGATCTGAGGTATACGCTGAGATCTTGCGAacaaatgcctggagatgagtttccgggcaagaacttccgttgtacttatcaaacgccggcgctttgaatttctgagggatcacaatcccctccaccaatcccatgttggacatattcaccaccccaggagtggcatagctctcaagcacttttattttctcagccagcagctggattTCTTTATTTTATGGAGGAATATTGTAAGGCACGAAGGGCTCATTCTGTATCGAGAATTGATCCGCCTCCCTGTCCTCTTCCTGatcatcatcaaaaccataaaacggaggcacaaagttgtCTTTCGTATTCTGCACCGGTTGGCCACCAAcaccaccagcattattcaccagacCAACTGTTGTTCTCTTCCCGCCGTCTCTGgatccctgcccctggttggagactccatccaggttgaccccactgttTGCTGCAGAAACCCGTTCGAGTTTCTCAACTTTGTCcgccagagccttctgaccaattgcaaagccttgcattatattgatcagctCGGTCATCTTTTCCTTCAATTCAAGCATAtcagcactgggaagctccatgagtctgggagtgtttctccttgtgtaatatctgtgagggcgtgttgagtgcaaaggtactgtccttcgagcgcgagcaatgattcctgtgACAAGCAAGCATGTTAGTAACAgtcacctgcaaaataaaacacaagttatcatgattatgcatggatgcagtgtttatccatatgaagaacactttgtctcttgatcctggcatcatcgagacaaataacaatccggcatcaatattctgattAGTAGTGTTTGATTTCATCATGCAGATCGGAGATAcgtgatttagcatgatacccccaaccatgtgtgtgcttgtgtaagtgcatacggtaaagcaaataaagcttgacAACCAATCACTGAATAGAAACCATCATTACATAACCAAAAAAGTGCACAAACAGTGCTATAGTCATACATCAACCAGAtatcaaatacaatcctccagaataagaaagaaatacagacaagtggattccgtcaacaagcctgacggtaatccaacacaaatgcAAGATCTATCCAGATGAGGGTCCCGCAGGTGGCCCCATCTCGCCTTCCATCcttgcgaactctgcggcgaacctgagctcggtgttctcctgctgtagtctcccaacttccttctgatgaatcttcatctgcctgaagtagtggtctctctctgccatatagtgatctctctctgcAATGATCTTTAGCTTCTCTGACTCCTTGACCTGCAGCTTcgcctcccactcagcaatgagaccTCTGACTCTGTCATCTCTCTGATCTTTGACAAGGActtgcctcctcttctcatcctcaatcaccttcgatgctctgaacagcttctccttCGTGATGTCATGCTCCCGGTTGGACGACGCTAAGGCCTGActgatcttcccataataggctgtatccatctcaaagcgcttggCCTCCAAGGCATGCCgtttgtcttgatcttccatcttcatcttGATCTCTTGGTTGGACGCCTGAAAAcgagcaacacttctctccaattcagctttctctgcaagtaactgatctctggccctcttcatctcaaggaattcctCCATGCTAACAGAAGAACTAGGACCCTCAATCATATGACACACAGAGTCACCTCCAGGAAACGGTAGAAATGTAgactcaatcctcttccgcaaccaatcttCAAAAAGTGGAAAATACTGACAATTGACTTTACCAAACGGAACCTTACCCTTCCTTTGGATATCTCGCCATTCATCTAAcacttgcctcagcttggcctggTTGCCATCAATCGGAAAGTAAAAGGAttcctgaatctctcgcccgagaggaggaacctccatagcgaatcccatctgtctccggagaagcatcgggttgtaattaatgcaaccctgaactcccactaaaggcacattaggtaaactcccacaactgcatacGAAGTCCCGACCAGCTAaaccattgtgagtccaagcaatgttttcagcccgcagacccatcaaccggaaggaccacttgacactgggatcaatctgaacaaaggcacctcgggaaggcaaatatcccatgaaccatcTAAAGAGCAACTGAGAGCAGCACCTGATCAGACCACCtcgccgcttctcgttcctgttatgaaccgagtagtacacatctccaatcagagtaggaatagggtttctctgcataaacaacctgatagcattatggtccacgaaattcttctggttaggaaacagaacgatcccataaatgctcacagcaatcagagcacaaaccgtcttccagttacccattgcagcatgttccttggcattagcctccaagaaactcaaatgaaacccaggtagctttcccttctccttcaaaccctccttgaccatttccggactcaaataaagagcacgtgaaatcccaaggacatctgGATCTACCCTCGtaacatggaaaggaatctgatcccggatctgaatacccaagatgctaacataatcctccatcaaaggccccaacagatagtctggaaaTACAAAGCAcctcagccccgggtcatagaactgaagaagagtgtggatggcgctcctgtcacagtcagtgagcctgaaaaccgtcttcagaataccaccgtagGACTCTCtaaacatccccacatggtcaggagtaatcaatgctaccatatccttcagcacaccaatctcaggATCAAAGAAACTGTATACAACATCGGGCTTCAGACCGGTCCTCATATCGGAGCAGCaagtctctcaaccagaatctcgatcaaaagtgtccctgcatatgggtaaacatgtgttagatgcaattaatgcaaaatgtaatgatgctgatgaatgaatgcaatgcgttgccatcctccaagtcatctgatcctCTGCACTGAATCTGGCttctgaactgatcacaaccatctgaggaatacacaatcacaattctgactcacgggttccgaaataaacggaagacagatacatcatcatcatcactgaaCCATCTCtatctgaatcggcccagggaatccgaaataaacggatccccactgataaataactcggcccggggaatcctgaaataaacggatccccactgataagtcacggacagcactccggcgtcacggcaataaatgaccataaatccgacttataattatgtctctgaatctctgatcaaaagtcaccatctgaaggctatctgaacaaacatctgacagaaccccctcccctcacaggtaagttctaatcaagccatcctaaggcggataatagtctcgacaatcgggcggagatactcaatgggtttgccctttcgggtgtgccattgtagctctcttaaaatcgtctaaaccaaagatccgggaaatgatcggtcaccagagtcaacaactcagatggagtgactcaaataaagtggatactccacaaagatgagcactatcaactgagcctcgtccggcttgtggcacatcacgccgccaggcacatgttgatctaacatgaaagaggcaacgtgagaccacactagtcctaggtgtatactcgggcctgggttttagccccactcagaacacccaccccaaacagagggaaccacctgcacagaggacggcaacaacatgatagtatgatgcatgcaaacattaatgcaaatatatacacactggttagaataataaatgcaataaatcacacaaca containing:
- the LOC127082911 gene encoding uncharacterized protein LOC127082911, translating into MRTGLKPDVVYSFFDPEIGVLKDMVALITPDHVGMFRESYGGILKTVFRLTDCDRSAIHTLLQFYDPGLRCFVFPDYLLGPLMEDYVSILGIQIRDQIPFHVTRVDPDVLGISRALYLSPEMVKEGLKEKGKLPGFHLSFLEANAKEHAAMGNWKTVCALIAVSIYGIVLFPNQKNFVDHNAIRLFMQRNPIPTLIGDVYYSVHNRNEKRRGGLIRCCSQLLFRWFMGYLPSRGAFVQIDPSVKWSFRLMGLRAENIAWTHNGLAGRDFVCSCGSLPNVPLVGVQGCINYNPMLLRRQMGFAMEVPPLGREIQESFYFPIDGNQAKLRQVLDEWRDIQRKGKVPFGKVNCQYFPLFEDWLRKRIESTFLPFPGGDSVCHMIEGPSSSVSMEEFLEMKRARDQLLAEKAELERSVARFQASNQEIKMKMEDQDKRHALEAKRFEMDTAYYGKISQALASSNREHDITKEKLFRASKVIEDEKRRQVLVKDQRDDRVRGLIAEWEAKLQVKESEKLKIIAERDHYMAERDHYFRQMKIHQKEVGRLQQENTELRFAAEFARMEGEMGPPAGPSSG